A stretch of the Vulcanisaeta souniana JCM 11219 genome encodes the following:
- a CDS encoding glycosyltransferase family 4 protein, translating into MVFRICFIWSSVKSPLGGTEYVMQNIINYIMQNQNSKYRVYVVDMSHKLKDNIKCAKDSDAVVLHSINPLLIKIPYLLTVNQKIIIDIHSPDWLWIYREKTYGIKPSRLTLLKRLMIGIFGKMLYCRSLNNFDYEYLSRMCKRAFLIPNPVDTKFFYPKCSKEDKFTILIRYDPSFKGGFDIFLKSLKNVKDIIHNSKVMLIGTREVSMELLSTLRRFTKVDVFVKAPREQLPCLYSRSHVTIIPSRFESFSLIALESLSSGTPIIMSRLPPVSWYLIEIRDGSPGTGMSFNPGDPVDLASRVRAFYDLWLNDKKTYEESTRLARRVAERFDISNVVPQYLKMIEEVINE; encoded by the coding sequence ATGGTATTTAGGATTTGCTTTATCTGGTCCTCGGTAAAAAGCCCATTAGGTGGCACTGAATATGTGATGCAGAATATCATAAATTACATCATGCAGAATCAAAATAGTAAATATAGGGTTTATGTAGTCGACATGAGCCATAAGTTAAAGGATAATATTAAGTGTGCAAAAGATAGTGATGCTGTAGTTCTTCACTCAATAAATCCATTACTCATAAAAATACCTTATTTATTAACTGTTAATCAGAAGATAATAATTGATATTCACTCCCCTGACTGGTTATGGATATATAGGGAGAAAACTTATGGAATTAAGCCTAGTCGTCTTACTCTATTAAAAAGATTAATGATAGGCATCTTCGGCAAAATGCTCTACTGCCGGTCTTTAAATAATTTTGATTACGAATATTTATCAAGGATGTGTAAAAGAGCGTTCCTGATACCCAACCCTGTAGATACGAAGTTTTTCTATCCTAAATGTAGCAAAGAGGATAAGTTCACAATCCTCATTAGGTATGATCCATCATTCAAAGGCGGATTTGATATATTCCTGAAAAGCTTAAAGAATGTCAAGGACATTATACATAATAGTAAGGTCATGCTAATTGGAACTAGGGAGGTATCCATGGAGCTGTTAAGCACCTTGCGGAGATTTACTAAAGTTGATGTATTTGTAAAAGCTCCAAGAGAGCAACTACCGTGCCTTTATTCGAGGTCTCATGTTACTATTATACCAAGTAGGTTTGAGAGTTTTTCACTCATCGCTCTTGAGAGTTTGTCATCAGGAACACCGATAATAATGTCAAGACTACCTCCCGTAAGTTGGTATTTAATTGAGATTAGAGATGGATCGCCAGGTACTGGTATGAGCTTTAATCCCGGCGATCCAGTAGACCTTGCTAGCAGGGTTCGAGCATTCTATGATTTATGGTTAAATGATAAGAAAACATATGAGGAATCCACACGTCTAGCTAGACGTGTAGCTGAGAGGTTCGATATAAGTAATGTTGTACCACAGTATTTAAAGATG
- a CDS encoding glycosyltransferase, translating into MPKIGLLLRTYNLSFVKIARALSKELASPIISDVYINDEYDIIIALDSTSKYTIPLAKAKVKGIVTAAFIHDIRSISHTPIVVMDSGVNPTIQRLRRLTSLNLIKPFIDKVLTPSQASANNIQKYVGLNACVVPLGIDHDVYKPINTSKREILGIKFQDDEYLILTVATKKHIIRHAVAIFSRARERLRKARLIVRGPCDKSLKGIKGLVCLPPLPEELMPRLYSIADVFLYPSLIEGFGLPILEAMSCGLPVVAYREDAVTEVMGDAGILIEPKSINDVVNALMYAIK; encoded by the coding sequence ATGCCTAAAATAGGCCTACTACTAAGAACGTATAATCTAAGTTTTGTTAAGATAGCTAGAGCATTAAGTAAGGAATTGGCTTCACCAATAATAAGCGATGTTTATATCAATGATGAATACGACATAATCATTGCATTAGATTCAACATCAAAGTACACAATACCGTTAGCAAAGGCTAAGGTTAAGGGTATCGTAACGGCAGCATTCATACACGATATAAGGTCAATAAGCCACACACCAATCGTCGTCATGGATTCAGGAGTGAACCCCACAATACAACGCCTAAGAAGACTTACATCACTGAACCTCATTAAGCCATTTATTGACAAGGTTCTGACGCCGTCACAAGCCTCGGCTAATAATATCCAAAAATACGTGGGGCTGAACGCATGTGTGGTGCCGCTCGGTATAGATCATGATGTTTATAAACCCATCAACACCAGTAAGAGGGAAATTCTGGGTATTAAATTCCAGGATGATGAATATTTAATCCTCACCGTGGCTACTAAGAAGCATATCATTAGGCATGCGGTAGCCATCTTTAGCAGGGCAAGAGAAAGACTTAGAAAAGCGAGGCTAATAGTCAGGGGCCCATGTGACAAGTCCCTTAAAGGCATTAAGGGCTTGGTGTGCTTACCGCCACTACCTGAGGAATTAATGCCAAGGCTATACTCAATAGCTGATGTATTCCTTTATCCCTCGTTAATTGAGGGTTTTGGATTACCTATCCTTGAGGCTATGTCATGCGGATTGCCCGTGGTAGCTTATAGGGAGGATGCCGTAACCGAGGTTATGGGTGATGCGGGGATACTCATTGAACCTAAATCAATTAATGATGTGGTTAATGCTTTAATGTATGCGATCAAATAA
- a CDS encoding glycosyltransferase gives MVKVVYITRSVPHIGHWSWIQILRRLFKDEFQLMNLSRLRLISNSIIITEGTRATLYGTLVKPLNNCLAAVTLSPSILQPRINKLYSTADVGIAVSNIILNILPNKRKAIIYPRPPELEQLLNINVNISDKKPWICYSGPLIPIKGIHLIPEVAKYVIKDVKNAKFIIIGDGMRDVVINKAIKYGLNDSLTITGYMPRLEVFNILRKCSIYIQPSLFDAFSVAVIEAMALGVVPVITKYVGSGDIVIKVSRELIQDYDAERIANKITEVLSNDKSLKELMVLSRYVVNNELSMEITEKRIISVIESCLK, from the coding sequence ATGGTCAAGGTAGTTTATATAACGAGAAGTGTACCCCACATTGGCCACTGGTCCTGGATACAAATCCTAAGGAGACTATTCAAGGATGAATTTCAATTAATGAATCTAAGCAGATTAAGGTTAATAAGCAACAGTATCATCATTACTGAGGGAACCAGGGCAACACTCTACGGCACACTAGTAAAACCACTGAACAACTGCCTAGCGGCTGTGACACTATCACCATCAATACTACAACCACGCATAAACAAGCTCTACTCAACTGCCGATGTGGGCATCGCAGTATCAAACATTATACTCAACATACTACCGAATAAAAGAAAGGCAATTATCTACCCGAGACCGCCTGAGCTTGAGCAATTACTCAACATTAACGTGAACATTAGCGACAAGAAGCCCTGGATATGCTATTCAGGCCCCCTAATACCCATTAAGGGCATACACCTAATACCCGAGGTCGCCAAGTACGTTATCAAGGACGTTAAAAACGCCAAGTTCATAATTATCGGCGACGGCATGAGGGACGTAGTAATCAATAAGGCTATTAAATACGGCTTAAATGATTCATTGACCATAACGGGTTACATGCCCAGGCTTGAGGTCTTTAACATACTACGTAAATGTAGCATCTACATACAACCGTCATTGTTCGATGCTTTTTCCGTGGCCGTTATTGAGGCCATGGCGCTGGGCGTAGTACCAGTAATCACTAAGTATGTGGGTAGTGGGGATATCGTGATTAAGGTAAGCAGGGAGTTAATCCAGGACTACGATGCCGAGAGGATAGCTAATAAGATCACTGAGGTATTAAGTAATGATAAATCGTTAAAGGAATTAATGGTATTATCTAGGTATGTAGTGAATAATGAGTTGTCCATGGAAATTACTGAAAAACGAATAATTAGTGTGATAGAATCATGCCTAAAATAG
- a CDS encoding glycosyltransferase family 4 protein has translation MRVLMGLGYYEPGGFATVINMLSKYLMNNGINVVVAARVVRMRAPDHVNLVKLTPEEFAKEAEHYDVVHIHTSYPYTNALVKRGLTTNLVFTWHGYAPLIYVPGIINKITGLYIKHIAYKSLIPRIKFITAISNYAREQLRKLYGVDSIVIPNGVNLSQFSECNTALRDKYAGHRPVIFNATAYNNLKGGDLLIKFFKVIKRRFPKTLLIAVGIHNYINKNKLSNMYMRDIVSLSLMPFNELIKYYCAADFYLLTSRIESFGLPIIESFAAGTPVIALDRPDARREHILNSGAGFLFKNEEELLRAVEEVMNNRDYYSRRAIEYAKGFDWSVITQRYIELYKKVLGE, from the coding sequence ATGAGGGTATTAATGGGACTTGGTTATTACGAACCTGGCGGCTTCGCCACGGTGATCAACATGCTAAGTAAGTACCTCATGAATAACGGCATTAATGTGGTGGTTGCGGCTAGGGTCGTCAGAATGAGAGCCCCTGACCATGTAAACTTAGTTAAATTAACGCCCGAGGAATTTGCTAAAGAAGCCGAGCATTACGACGTAGTCCACATCCACACATCATACCCATATACCAATGCACTTGTCAAGCGCGGATTAACTACCAACCTTGTCTTTACCTGGCATGGCTATGCGCCGCTGATTTACGTGCCAGGAATCATTAATAAAATTACGGGACTCTACATAAAACACATAGCCTACAAGTCCCTAATCCCAAGGATCAAGTTCATAACAGCCATATCTAACTACGCACGTGAACAATTAAGGAAACTCTACGGCGTTGACTCTATCGTAATACCCAATGGGGTCAACCTTAGTCAATTCAGTGAATGCAATACGGCATTAAGAGATAAGTACGCCGGTCATAGGCCGGTAATATTCAACGCCACAGCCTATAACAACTTAAAGGGTGGAGACTTACTCATTAAATTCTTTAAGGTCATTAAAAGAAGGTTTCCTAAAACTCTTTTGATTGCAGTAGGCATACATAATTACATTAATAAAAATAAATTAAGTAACATGTACATGCGCGATATTGTGAGCCTAAGCCTTATGCCATTTAATGAATTAATTAAGTATTACTGCGCAGCAGATTTTTACTTACTTACATCAAGGATAGAAAGCTTCGGGCTACCAATTATTGAATCGTTCGCGGCTGGTACGCCAGTCATAGCCCTCGACAGACCCGACGCCAGGCGCGAGCACATCCTTAACTCAGGCGCTGGCTTCCTATTTAAAAATGAGGAGGAGCTGCTTAGGGCTGTTGAAGAGGTCATGAATAATCGTGATTACTACTCGAGAAGGGCCATTGAGTATGCCAAGGGATTTGACTGGAGCGTCATTACTCAGCGGTACATCGAACTTTACAAGAAGGTACTTGGTGAGTAG
- a CDS encoding SDR family NAD(P)-dependent oxidoreductase codes for MRNRTILVTGGAGFIGSHIVDRLISEDYRVRVIDNLSTGRIENLKHLEDNPNLEIIKGDLKNEQDTKEAVKGIDTVSHGF; via the coding sequence ATGAGAAATAGAACAATATTAGTCACCGGCGGCGCAGGCTTCATAGGAAGCCACATCGTTGATAGATTAATCAGCGAGGACTACAGGGTAAGAGTCATCGATAACCTCAGCACAGGCAGGATAGAAAACCTCAAGCACCTCGAAGACAACCCAAACCTAGAGATAATCAAGGGCGATCTAAAAAACGAGCAGGATACTAAAGAGGCCGTTAAAGGCATAGACACGGTGTCTCATGGCTTCTAG
- a CDS encoding glycosyltransferase family 4 protein has product MKIVHIHHHYWPVVGGLENVVKALAEEQVKLGHEVHVITSTYGAEDRPRKEVINGVHVHRIKATRLMGYPDLTYPLEHPDVLKDADVVHGHSQNSLFTMKILEHAKKQGVKTAIHFMAVDALNDHPNLVVKLLGSKYSSTMTRRAIKEFDIYMARSLRDKELLMNRYGVRYVHYVPDGVNDELLNMEYLGDWFRKSRNITSDYVLYIGRLHPLKGINYLIRAMKIVSNEIKDSSLIIIGPGDQRPYIDLANRLGIRDKVLFLGYVNDREKIGALDASTALVLPSICNYVEVYSMVISEAWARQKPVIATAVGGIPYRVKNMENGILVPPKDTKALATAIITLLTNKELARKLGARGRENVNSWNQIAKEVLKLYEK; this is encoded by the coding sequence ATGAAAATTGTCCATATTCATCACCATTACTGGCCCGTAGTGGGAGGGCTGGAAAACGTCGTGAAGGCATTAGCCGAGGAACAGGTAAAACTCGGACACGAAGTCCACGTAATAACAAGCACCTACGGCGCAGAGGACAGACCCAGGAAGGAGGTAATAAACGGTGTGCACGTACATAGGATCAAGGCAACTAGGCTAATGGGTTACCCAGACCTAACGTACCCACTGGAGCACCCCGATGTGCTTAAGGATGCTGATGTCGTGCATGGGCACAGCCAAAACAGCCTATTCACCATGAAAATACTTGAACACGCGAAGAAGCAGGGCGTGAAGACTGCGATACATTTCATGGCTGTAGACGCCTTAAACGATCACCCAAACCTAGTGGTCAAATTACTTGGTTCTAAGTATTCAAGCACAATGACTAGGAGGGCAATAAAGGAGTTCGACATATACATGGCACGAAGCTTAAGGGATAAGGAACTACTAATGAATAGGTACGGCGTGAGGTACGTGCACTACGTACCAGACGGCGTAAACGATGAATTACTAAACATGGAATACTTGGGCGATTGGTTCAGGAAATCAAGAAACATAACAAGTGATTACGTACTATACATAGGCAGGCTACACCCACTCAAGGGCATTAACTACCTAATAAGGGCGATGAAGATAGTAAGCAATGAGATAAAAGACTCATCATTAATAATCATCGGACCCGGAGACCAGAGACCATACATCGACCTAGCCAATAGGCTGGGAATCAGGGATAAGGTGCTTTTCCTAGGCTACGTAAATGATAGGGAAAAGATAGGCGCTCTAGACGCCTCAACAGCCCTGGTACTACCAAGCATATGTAACTACGTGGAGGTATACTCAATGGTAATAAGTGAGGCGTGGGCAAGGCAGAAGCCCGTAATCGCAACAGCGGTGGGCGGAATACCGTACAGGGTTAAAAATATGGAAAACGGAATACTAGTACCACCAAAGGACACAAAGGCACTGGCAACCGCAATAATCACACTACTCACAAACAAAGAACTAGCAAGAAAACTAGGGGCAAGGGGCAGGGAAAACGTTAATAGCTGGAACCAAATAGCCAAGGAAGTGCTTAAACTCTATGAGAAATAG
- a CDS encoding glycosyltransferase family 4 protein, translating to MVINVLIVADHYDMQRKNPSGIYYYIFNLIKGLKKFKNIKIYTLRLMNNDELGHKDYVFTTYSYSPLSLLLRNIRLGLDSQFMELLRNIDIVHLPVWGFSYIPFVLLKQLFKFKLIVTIHDIGNIILPYLYAYGYMERIGLLLSLRYLNKYVDSIIAISKSTKYDLMNIANIPEAKIQVIYNGIDEIFRPINKNYAKSYVYSKYGIDHDCIIYVGTAHPRKNLARLLLAYFIAVLRGLNHDLVLVGTVKNQLNELLNNALLNSEKLKQYKDLILSKIKAIGYVPREDLPYLYSACDISVFLSLYEGFGFPVAEAMACGTPVIASNISSMPEIVGDAGILVNPYDIEEITQAILKLANDIDLRQELSKRAFKRSLHFKWDITAKRTAELYYKLLAS from the coding sequence ATGGTAATTAATGTTTTAATAGTAGCAGACCATTATGATATGCAAAGAAAGAATCCTAGCGGAATATATTATTATATATTTAACTTGATTAAAGGTTTAAAGAAATTTAAGAATATTAAGATATATACACTTCGTTTAATGAATAATGATGAATTAGGTCATAAAGATTATGTATTTACTACATATAGTTATTCACCATTAAGTCTACTGCTCCGTAACATTAGGTTAGGCTTAGACTCTCAATTTATGGAACTTCTTAGGAATATAGATATAGTGCACTTACCTGTCTGGGGATTCAGTTATATTCCATTTGTACTTCTTAAACAGTTATTTAAGTTCAAACTGATTGTTACCATCCATGATATTGGTAATATTATATTACCGTATTTATATGCCTACGGATACATGGAACGCATAGGCCTATTATTAAGTCTAAGATACTTAAATAAGTACGTCGATTCGATAATAGCTATATCGAAATCCACAAAGTATGATTTAATGAACATAGCTAATATTCCTGAGGCAAAGATTCAAGTAATATATAATGGCATTGACGAAATATTTAGACCCATTAACAAAAATTATGCCAAATCATATGTTTATAGTAAATACGGTATAGATCATGATTGCATTATCTATGTAGGAACGGCACATCCTAGGAAAAATCTTGCCAGGTTATTACTTGCGTATTTCATTGCCGTACTTAGAGGGCTCAACCATGACTTAGTGCTTGTAGGTACTGTGAAAAATCAATTAAATGAATTATTAAATAATGCATTATTAAACAGCGAAAAACTTAAGCAATATAAGGATCTTATTCTAAGTAAAATAAAGGCCATAGGCTATGTACCTAGAGAAGATCTGCCTTATTTATATTCTGCATGCGATATTAGTGTATTCTTAAGTCTCTATGAAGGCTTTGGCTTTCCAGTGGCAGAGGCCATGGCATGTGGAACGCCGGTAATAGCATCAAACATCAGTAGCATGCCTGAAATAGTTGGTGATGCAGGCATCTTAGTAAATCCATACGATATAGAAGAGATTACCCAAGCAATACTTAAACTAGCTAACGATATAGACTTAAGGCAGGAATTAAGTAAACGAGCATTTAAAAGATCCCTTCACTTTAAATGGGATATTACTGCGAAAAGAACGGCAGAACTTTACTATAAATTACTAGCATCATGA
- a CDS encoding glycosyltransferase family 2 protein, whose translation MKDYIPSRQIPRALFLTKHVLSGKVMLELNEMRKRYNEAMRSIRDAINGRIRPLGGRGLPLVTVCILTRNEERFIGQAIYSITHSQYRNTEVIVVDGMSSDKTRDIAKRLGARVIELDVVGNVGLPRHICSLEARGEVIVQIDADTVLTPYVITRTVTTLINGKAMIYHVAHYYYDGNTIMNLIAHYYDKYFRKPWNTTGHFIAYTQELYKHVQFDIKARIGEEDYGFGEKAYKKFGSHVFKFDRETIVLVSGRGYKRQGLTNNINYIFRTI comes from the coding sequence ATGAAAGACTATATACCGAGTAGGCAAATACCAAGGGCGCTATTCCTCACTAAACACGTACTAAGTGGTAAGGTAATGCTTGAACTCAACGAAATGAGGAAAAGGTACAATGAGGCTATGAGGAGCATTAGGGACGCGATCAATGGAAGGATAAGACCATTAGGCGGTAGGGGATTACCATTGGTAACCGTCTGCATACTAACGAGAAACGAAGAGAGATTCATAGGGCAGGCGATCTACTCAATAACCCACAGCCAATACAGAAACACCGAAGTAATAGTGGTCGACGGAATGTCAAGCGATAAAACGAGGGATATAGCAAAAAGACTTGGCGCGAGGGTAATAGAACTCGACGTAGTGGGCAACGTAGGCCTACCGAGACACATATGCTCACTGGAGGCGAGGGGCGAGGTCATAGTACAAATTGACGCCGACACCGTGCTCACACCATACGTAATAACGAGAACCGTAACTACACTAATCAATGGCAAGGCAATGATTTACCACGTAGCTCACTATTACTATGACGGAAACACAATAATGAACCTAATAGCCCACTACTACGACAAGTACTTCCGCAAACCCTGGAACACCACAGGGCACTTCATAGCCTACACACAGGAACTATACAAACACGTACAATTCGACATAAAAGCAAGAATTGGCGAAGAGGACTATGGATTCGGCGAAAAGGCGTACAAGAAGTTCGGAAGCCACGTCTTCAAATTCGATAGAGAAACAATAGTACTAGTAAGCGGTAGAGGCTATAAACGCCAGGGACTAACAAACAATATAAATTATATATTTCGCACAATTTAA
- a CDS encoding glycosyltransferase family 4 protein: MRITHVTPLYTPVIGGVEDVVKHITEHMASRGHEVYVITYNRLRTGAIGTLPREEEVNGVHIIRLKPTITWSHGSYSPELPNVMRSLKPDIVHVHVWRHPHVFQIAKLRREMKFKAILHGHAPFHKLNQLGPITWTYHRLVDNTLKGVLRNYDTYIALTNHEKEIVTKKLGLSEDKVIIVPNGIEEDRCKPNNERDDTVLYLGRISRAKNVQLLIKAMNIVKDEVKDAELIMAGPDEGLINQLINYADRHGIKMKYLGVVDEEQKHELYLRSRVYALPSTYEPFGITLLEAGIHATPSTITGNGGQLHAAPPEKASLWTEPKPEKYAKTITQLLTDDELWKKLSQGAYEHAKNLTWNKILPLYERLYTE; encoded by the coding sequence ATGAGGATAACCCACGTCACCCCACTCTACACACCAGTAATCGGCGGAGTTGAAGACGTCGTAAAACACATAACCGAGCACATGGCCAGCAGGGGCCACGAGGTCTACGTCATAACCTACAACAGACTAAGAACCGGCGCAATAGGCACACTACCCAGGGAGGAGGAAGTAAACGGAGTCCACATAATCAGGCTAAAACCCACAATAACCTGGAGCCACGGATCCTACAGCCCAGAACTACCCAACGTAATGAGGAGCCTAAAGCCAGACATAGTCCACGTCCACGTATGGAGACACCCACACGTATTCCAAATAGCCAAACTAAGGAGGGAAATGAAATTCAAGGCAATACTACACGGCCACGCGCCATTCCACAAACTAAACCAACTAGGCCCAATAACCTGGACATACCACAGGCTAGTGGACAACACCCTTAAGGGCGTGCTACGTAATTACGACACATACATAGCGCTGACGAACCACGAGAAGGAAATAGTGACGAAAAAACTAGGACTAAGCGAGGACAAGGTCATCATAGTACCAAACGGCATCGAGGAGGACAGGTGCAAACCAAACAACGAAAGAGACGACACAGTACTATACCTGGGCAGGATAAGCAGGGCAAAGAATGTGCAATTACTAATAAAGGCTATGAACATCGTGAAGGATGAGGTAAAGGACGCGGAATTAATAATGGCAGGGCCAGACGAAGGATTAATCAACCAATTAATAAACTACGCAGACAGACACGGAATAAAAATGAAGTACCTAGGCGTGGTAGACGAAGAGCAAAAACACGAACTATACCTAAGGAGCAGGGTTTACGCACTACCATCAACCTACGAACCATTCGGAATAACACTACTGGAGGCAGGAATACACGCAACACCAAGCACAATAACAGGAAACGGAGGACAACTACACGCAGCACCACCAGAAAAGGCAAGCCTATGGACAGAACCAAAACCAGAAAAATACGCAAAAACCATAACACAACTACTCACAGATGATGAACTATGGAAGAAACTAAGCCAAGGCGCATACGAACACGCCAAAAACCTCACGTGGAATAAAATATTACCACTCTATGAAAGACTATATACCGAGTAG
- a CDS encoding class I SAM-dependent methyltransferase, whose protein sequence is MTMELPRVNEAVKLLKKFSVKTDVYVDLGCNDGSITVEIARAVNAKTAYCIDIDSEALVKARGKGLITYEVDLSTGKIPLSNESVDLVTAFEVIEHLINPDNMLRESNRILRHGGVLLITTPNLASWVNRIALLLGYQPYNVEVSTEIVAGVPWKARTFAKPSGHIRPYTLRALKELLKYHGFRIIDIKGAPGVEPKELYVIDHILSKIPSLSRRLIILAQKP, encoded by the coding sequence ATGACAATGGAACTTCCTAGGGTTAATGAGGCCGTTAAATTGCTGAAGAAATTTAGCGTAAAGACTGATGTATACGTAGATTTAGGATGCAATGATGGAAGTATAACTGTTGAAATTGCAAGAGCTGTGAACGCAAAGACGGCATACTGCATAGACATTGATAGTGAAGCCTTGGTAAAAGCTAGAGGAAAAGGTTTGATAACATACGAAGTTGATTTATCAACAGGTAAAATACCGTTAAGTAACGAATCGGTGGATCTAGTTACGGCATTTGAAGTAATAGAACATCTGATAAACCCCGATAACATGCTCAGGGAGAGCAATAGGATATTAAGGCATGGAGGCGTGTTATTAATAACAACCCCGAACCTAGCAAGTTGGGTCAATAGGATAGCACTCTTATTAGGTTACCAACCATACAATGTAGAGGTATCGACAGAGATAGTGGCAGGGGTGCCCTGGAAAGCCAGGACATTTGCAAAACCATCAGGTCACATAAGGCCATACACATTAAGGGCGCTCAAGGAACTATTAAAATACCACGGGTTCAGGATAATCGATATAAAGGGAGCACCAGGAGTTGAACCAAAAGAACTATACGTAATTGATCACATACTCAGCAAAATACCCAGCCTATCAAGGAGATTAATAATACTTGCCCAAAAGCCATGA
- a CDS encoding PaREP1 family protein translates to MSTETIEKPLPKPTTEDYVSARLLEALVEAYLAIRFLSEGLVRNAAGKAFQAWRAFLAALLRLELDKLLQVAKTEEERRWLMDKAVPRVPTTRMVALSQMLEEVGYVGLYFTTSAALDLHDYQYNGPDPDMALSKFRNREEAARATIELIKELIKRIEELKPRVKWNNDLEQTLNQLKKASDNADRRT, encoded by the coding sequence GTGAGCGCCAGGTTACTCGAAGCACTTGTTGAGGCATACCTAGCCATTAGGTTCCTCAGTGAGGGCTTGGTTAGAAATGCGGCTGGTAAGGCTTTTCAGGCTTGGAGGGCGTTTTTGGCGGCTTTACTAAGGCTTGAGTTAGATAAACTACTGCAGGTTGCTAAGACTGAGGAGGAGCGTAGGTGGTTAATGGATAAGGCTGTTCCCAGGGTTCCAACCACCAGAATGGTAGCATTGTCGCAGATGCTCGAGGAGGTTGGGTATGTTGGGTTATACTTCACCACAAGCGCTGCCCTAGACCTACACGACTACCAATACAACGGACCAGACCCAGACATGGCACTATCAAAGTTCAGAAACAGGGAAGAAGCCGCAAGGGCAACAATAGAACTCATAAAAGAATTAATAAAGAGAATCGAGGAACTAAAACCAAGGGTAAAGTGGAACAACGACCTAGAACAAACACTCAACCAACTCAAGAAAGCCAGTGACAACGCGGACAGACGCACTTAA